In Leopardus geoffroyi isolate Oge1 chromosome D1, O.geoffroyi_Oge1_pat1.0, whole genome shotgun sequence, a single window of DNA contains:
- the ROBO3 gene encoding roundabout homolog 3 isoform X1, giving the protein MLRYLLKTLLQMNLFADSLAGDISNSSDLLFGFNSSVAALNHSLLPPGDPSFNASRVEPEDAMPRIVEQPPDLLVSRGEPATLPCRAEGRPRPNIEWYKNGARVATAREDPRAHRLLLPSGALFFPRIVHGRRARPDEGVYTCVARNYLGAAASRNASLEVAVLRDDFRQSPGNVVVAVGEPAVMECVPPRGHPEPSVSWKKDSARLKEEEGRITIRGGKLMMSHTLKSDAGMYVCVASNMAGERESGAAELVVLERPSFLRRPVNQVVLADAPVDFPCEVQGDPPPRLRWRKEDGELPTGRYEIRSDHSLWIGRVSADDEGTYTCVAENSVGRAEASGSLSVHVPPQLVTQPQDQMAAPGESVAFQCETKGNPPPAIFWQKEGSQVLLFPSQPLQPKGRFSVSPRGQLNITDVQSGDAGYYVCQAVSVAGSILAKALLEVKAASSLDGLPPIILQGPANQTLALGSSVWLPCRVTGNPQPSIQWKKDGQWLQGDDVQLNLMANGTLYIARVQEMDMGFYSCVAKSSTGEATWSSWLRRRDYRLTAEDWGVSSEPPTEPSTPPGPPSQPLVTEITKNSITLTWKPNPQAGATVTSYVIEAFSQAAGNTWRTVADGVQLETHTVSGLQPNTIYLFLVRAVGAWGLSEPSPVSEPVRTRDSNPSRPVEDPWRGQRGLAEVAVRMQEPIVLGPRTLQVSWTVDGPVQLVQGFRVSWKVAGPDGGHWTVLDLQSPSQQSTVLRGLPPGTQIQVKVQAQGQEGLGPESPFMTRSIPEEAPSGPPQGVTVALGGEGNSSVTVSWEPPLPSQQNGIIKEYQIWCLGNESRFHLNRSAAGWARSAVLRGLLPGVLYRTQVAAATSVGVGVASAPVSVQLPSPPGLEPGLEVGPGLAERLARVLREPAFLAGSGAACGALLLGLCGVLYRRRRQRKELSHYTASFAYTPAGKISLLQWGSDPKYGPFSHSVSPSSSPVSFPHSEGLSGASSRPPVGLGPAPYPWLADSWPHPSSRSPSAPEPRGSCCPSNPDPDDRYYNEAGISLYLAQTARGPAAPTEGPVYSTIDPAGEELQTFHGGFPPNPSGDPGTWSQYAPPEWSQGNCGARGGKVKLLGKPVQMPSLNWPEALPPPPPSCELSCLEGPEEELEGGSEPEEWCPPMPERSHQAEPSSSGGCLVPPSQGEAPSPTSSYGQQSTATLTPSPPDPPQPPTDIPHLHQMPRRVPLGPSSPLSVSQPTLSSHEGRPAGLGAGPTASHHLSPSPVPSTASSAPGRTRQVPGEMTPPLQAPRARIRKPKAVPYRREHSPGGEGARGLRDGERRGNRQETKDLPPPPLPPPEEEASWAVGLRAAGSMSSLERERERSGERRMVQAGPLGAQRGPHLDEEAWLPYSRPSFLSRGQGTSTCSTAGSNSSRGSSSSRGSRGPGRSRSRSRSQRPGRKRGEVGAGEPR; this is encoded by the exons ATGCTGCGCTACCTGCTCAAAACACTGCTGCAGATGAACTTGTTCGCGGACTCCCTGGCGGGGGACATTTCCAACTCCAGTGACCTGCTCTTCGGCTTCAACTCCTCGGTAGCGGCGCTCAACCACAGCCTGCTGCCCCCCGGCGATCCCTCTTTCAACG CGTCAAGGGTCGAGCCGGAGGACGCGATGCCGCGCATCGTGGAGCAGCCGCCTGATCTGTTGGTCTCCAGAGGCGAGCCGGCCACTCTGCCCTGTCGCGCGGAGGGCCGGCCCCGGCCCAACATCGAGTGGTACAAGAATGGGGCGCGAGTGGCCACTGCGCGCGAGGACCCGCGCGCGCACCGCCTGCTGCTGCCCAGCGGGGCACTCTTCTTCCCGCGCATCGTTCACGGGCGCCGCGCGCGGCCCGACGAAGGTGTCTACACTTGCGTGGCGCGCAACTACCTGGGGGCAGCGGCTAGTAGAAATGCCTCGCTAGAAGTGGCAG TCCTCCGTGATGATTTCCGGCAGTCTCCTGGGAacgtggtggtggcagtgggggagCCAGCGGTAATGGAATGCGTGCCCCCCCGTGGCCACCCGGAGCCTTCCGTGTCTTGGAAGAAGGACAGTGCAAGActcaaggaggaggagggaaggatcaCG ATTCGTGGAGGGAAGCTGATGATGTCACATACACTCAAGAGTGATGCagggatgtatgtgtgtgtggcctCCAACATGGCAGGAGAACGGGAGAGTGGGGCAGCCGAACTTGTGGTCCTGG AGCGACCCTCATTCCTGCGTAGACCTGTGAATCAGGTGGTCCTGGCAGATGCCCCCGTGGATTTCCCATGTGAGGTGCAAGGAGATCCGCCACCTCGTCTAAGATGGCGCAAGGAAGATGGGGAACTACCCACAGGCAG GTATGAGATCCGGAGTGACCACAGCCTTTGGATCGGGCGTGTGAGTGCGGACGATGAGGGGACGTACACCTGTGTGGCTGAGAACAGCGTGGGCCGTGCCGAAGCATCTGGCTCCCTCAGTGTTCACG tcCCTCCCCAGCTGGTCACCCAGCCCCAGGACCAGATGGCAGCTCCTGGAGAGAGCGTGGCTTTCCAATGCGAGACCAAAGGAAACCCCCCACCTGCCATCTTCTGGCAGAAGGAGGGAAGTCAA GTCCTGCTTTTCCCCAGTCAGCCACTTCAGCCCAAGGGGCGCTTCTCAGTCTCTCCCAGAGGCCAGCTCAACATTACTGATGTGCAGAGTGGGGACGCTGGCTACTATGTGTGTCAGGCTGTTAGTGTGGCTGGCAGCATCCTGGCCAAGGCCCTGTTGGAGGTAAAAGCAG cctcctccTTGGACGGGCTGCCTCCCATCATCCTCCAGGGACCAGCCAATCAGACGCTGGCACTTGGCTCCTCTGTGTGGCTGCCATGCAGAGTGACTGGGAACCCTCAACCTAGCATCCAGTGGAAGAAGGACGGGCAGTGGCTGCAGGGGGACGACGTGCAACTCAATCTAATGGCCAACGGTACCCTGTACATCGCCAGGGTGCAG GAGATGGACATGGGTTTCTACAGCTGTGTGGCCAAGAGTTCCACAGGGGAGGCCACATGGAGTAGCTGGCTTAGGAGGCGGG ATTATCGCCTCACTGCAGAGGACTGGGGAGTTTCATCAGAGCCCCCTACGGAGCCCAGTACCCCTCCAGGGCCTCCCTCTCAGCCACTGGTCACTGAGATCACCAAGAACAGCATTACCCTGACCTGGAAGCCCAACCCGCAGGCGGGGGCCACAGTCACCTCTTACGTGATAGAGGCCTTCAG CCAAGCAGCTGGCAACACGTGGCGGACAGTGGCAGATGGCGTGCAGCTGGAGACACACACTGTCAGCGGTCTGCAGCCCAACACCATCTATCTGTTCCTGGTACGAGCTGTGGGAGCCTGGGGCCTCAGTGAGCCCAGCCCTGTCTCTGAGCCTGTCCGCACCCGGG ACAGCAACCCATCCAGGCCAGTGGAGGACCCATGGAGAGGCCAGAGGGGACTGGCTGAAGTGGCCGTGCGTATGCAGGAGCCCATAGTCCTTGGGCCCCGGACCTTGCAGGTGTCCTGGACT GTAGATGGCCCAGTCCAGCTGGTGCAAGGTTTCCGAGTGTCTTGGAAGGTAGCAGGCCCTGATGGGGGACACTGGACAGTACTGGACCTACAGTCCCCAAGCCAGCAAAGTACTGTGCTAAGAGGACTCCCCCCAGGGACCCAAATTCAGGTCAAGGTGCAAGCCCAaggccaggaggggctggggcctgaAAGTCCCTTCATGACCAGAAGCATTCCTGAGGAGG CCCCCAGTGGTCCCCCCCAGGGAGTGACAGTAGCCCTGGGGGGTGAAGGCAACAGCAGTGTCACAGTGTCCTGGGAACCTCCACTCCCTTCCCAGCAAAATGGGATCATCAAGGAATACCAG ATATGGTGCCTGGGCAATGAGAGTCGCTTCCACCTCAACCGGTCTGCGGCAGGCTGGGCACGCTCCGCGGTGCTCCGGGGACTGCTGCCCGGTGTTCTCTACCGGACCCAGGTCGCGGCGGCCACCAGCGTGGGCGTGGGCGTGGCCAGTGCCCCGGTGTCAGTGCAACTGC CTTCCCCGCCGGGATTGGAGCCTGGGCTTGAGGTGGGCCCGGGGCTGGCGGAGCGGCTGGCGAGGGTGCTGCGGGAGCCTGCCTTCCTCGCGGGCAGCGGCGCCGCGTGCGGGGCGCTGCTCCTCGGGCTCTGCGGCGTCCTCTACCGGCGCCGGAGGCAGCGCAAGGAGCTCAGTCACTACACGG CCTCCTTTGCCTACACACCTGCAGGTAAGATATCTCTGCTCCAGTGGGGTTCAGACCCCAAGTACGGGCCCTTCTCTCACTCAGTGTCCCCCTCATCTTCCCCAGTGTCCTTCCCACACTCAGAGGGCCTCTCTGGAGCCAGTTCCAG GCCACCCGTGGGCCTTGGCCCCGCCCCCTACCCATGGCTAGCAGACTCGTGGCCCCACCCATCATCTCGAAGCCCCTCAGCCCCGGAGCCCAGGGGAAGCTGCTGCCCCAGCAATCCTGACCCAGATGACAGATATTACAATG aAGCAGGAATCTCCCTGTACCTGGCTCAGACGGCCCGGGGTCCTGCCGCCCCGACTGAGGGTCCTGTCTACAGCACCATTGACCCAGCTGGGGAGGAGCTGCAGACCTTCCACGGGGGATTCCCCCCAAATCCCTCAGGGGATCCAGGCACCTGGAGCCAGTACGCTCCTCCAGAATGGAGCCAGGGGAACTGTG GAGCCAGGGGAGGCAAAGTAAAGCTTCTGGGAAAACCTGTGCAGATGCCCTCTCTCAACTGGCCAGAAGCCCTGCCACCACCTCCCCCTTCCTGTGAACTGAGCTGCCTCGAGGGGCCTGAAGAGGAGCTGGAGGGCGG ctcagagccagaagagTGGTGTCCACCAATGCCTGAGAGGAGCCACCAGGCAGAGCCCAGCTCCAGTGGAGGGTGCTTGGTCCCTCCGTCCCAAGGGGAAGCCCCCTCTCCCACATCTTCCTATGGACAGCAGTCCACAGCCACTCTTACCCCCTCACCTCctgaccctccccagccccccactgaCATCCCCCATCTCCACCAGATGCCCAG GAGGGTGCCCCTTGGTCCAAGTTCCCCTCTCAGTGTATCCCAGCCCACTCTGAGTAGCCATGAAGGGAGGCCTGCTGGCCTGGGTGCTGGACCCACAGCCTCCCATCACCTCAGCCCCAGCCCTGTCCCTAGTACAGCCAGCAGTGCCCCAG GGAGAACCCGGCAGGTCCCTGGGGAGATGACTCCTCCACTTCAAGCGCCCCGTGCCCGAATCCGGAAACCCAAGGCTGTTCCCTACCGACGGGAGCACAGTCCTGGGGGTGAGGGTGCCAGGGGCCTGAGAGATGGTGAAAGGAGGGGGAACAGGCAGGAAACCAAGG ACTTGCCCCCGCCGCCCTTGCCGCCACCAGAGGAAGAGGCAAGCTGGGCCGTAGGGCTGAGGGCAGCAGGCAGCATGTCCTCCTTGGAACGGGAACGGGAGCGCAGTGGAGAGAGGAGAATGGTGCAGGCCGGGCCCTTGGGGGCCCAGCGGGGTCCCCACCTGGATG AAGAGGCCTGGCTCCCTTACAGCCGACCCAGCTTCCTGTCCCGGGGCCAGGGCACCAGCACCTGTTCCACAGCTGGCAGCAACTCCTCCAGAGGCTCCAGCAGCTCTCGAGGCTCCCGGGGCCCTGgacggagccggagccggagccggagccaaAGACCAGGACGGAAACGcggagaggtgggggctggg gaaCCAAGATGA
- the ROBO3 gene encoding roundabout homolog 3 isoform X2 — MLRYLLKTLLQMNLFADSLAGDISNSSDLLFGFNSSVAALNHSLLPPGDPSFNASRVEPEDAMPRIVEQPPDLLVSRGEPATLPCRAEGRPRPNIEWYKNGARVATAREDPRAHRLLLPSGALFFPRIVHGRRARPDEGVYTCVARNYLGAAASRNASLEVAVLRDDFRQSPGNVVVAVGEPAVMECVPPRGHPEPSVSWKKDSARLKEEEGRITIRGGKLMMSHTLKSDAGMYVCVASNMAGERESGAAELVVLERPSFLRRPVNQVVLADAPVDFPCEVQGDPPPRLRWRKEDGELPTGRYEIRSDHSLWIGRVSADDEGTYTCVAENSVGRAEASGSLSVHVPPQLVTQPQDQMAAPGESVAFQCETKGNPPPAIFWQKEGSQVLLFPSQPLQPKGRFSVSPRGQLNITDVQSGDAGYYVCQAVSVAGSILAKALLEVKAASSLDGLPPIILQGPANQTLALGSSVWLPCRVTGNPQPSIQWKKDGQWLQGDDVQLNLMANGTLYIARVQEMDMGFYSCVAKSSTGEATWSSWLRRRDYRLTAEDWGVSSEPPTEPSTPPGPPSQPLVTEITKNSITLTWKPNPQAGATVTSYVIEAFSQAAGNTWRTVADGVQLETHTVSGLQPNTIYLFLVRAVGAWGLSEPSPVSEPVRTRDSNPSRPVEDPWRGQRGLAEVAVRMQEPIVLGPRTLQVSWTVDGPVQLVQGFRVSWKVAGPDGGHWTVLDLQSPSQQSTVLRGLPPGTQIQVKVQAQGQEGLGPESPFMTRSIPEEAPSGPPQGVTVALGGEGNSSVTVSWEPPLPSQQNGIIKEYQIWCLGNESRFHLNRSAAGWARSAVLRGLLPGVLYRTQVAAATSVGVGVASAPVSVQLPSPPGLEPGLEVGPGLAERLARVLREPAFLAGSGAACGALLLGLCGVLYRRRRQRKELSHYTASFAYTPAGKISLLQWGSDPKYGPFSHSVSPSSSPVSFPHSEGLSGASSRPPVGLGPAPYPWLADSWPHPSSRSPSAPEPRGSCCPSNPDPDDRYYNEAGISLYLAQTARGPAAPTEGPVYSTIDPAGEELQTFHGGFPPNPSGDPGTWSQYAPPEWSQGNCGARGGKVKLLGKPVQMPSLNWPEALPPPPPSCELSCLEGPEEELEGGSEPEEWCPPMPERSHQAEPSSSGGCLVPPSQGEAPSPTSSYGQQSTATLTPSPPDPPQPPTDIPHLHQMPRRVPLGPSSPLSVSQPTLSSHEGRPAGLGAGPTASHHLSPSPVPSTASSAPGRTRQVPGEMTPPLQAPRARIRKPKAVPYRREHSPGGEGARGLRDGERRGNRQETKDLPPPPLPPPEEEASWAVGLRAAGSMSSLERERERSGERRMVQAGPLGAQRGPHLDEEAWLPYSRPSFLSRGQGTSTCSTAGSNSSRGSSSSRGSRGPGRSRSRSRSQRPGRKRGEEPR; from the exons ATGCTGCGCTACCTGCTCAAAACACTGCTGCAGATGAACTTGTTCGCGGACTCCCTGGCGGGGGACATTTCCAACTCCAGTGACCTGCTCTTCGGCTTCAACTCCTCGGTAGCGGCGCTCAACCACAGCCTGCTGCCCCCCGGCGATCCCTCTTTCAACG CGTCAAGGGTCGAGCCGGAGGACGCGATGCCGCGCATCGTGGAGCAGCCGCCTGATCTGTTGGTCTCCAGAGGCGAGCCGGCCACTCTGCCCTGTCGCGCGGAGGGCCGGCCCCGGCCCAACATCGAGTGGTACAAGAATGGGGCGCGAGTGGCCACTGCGCGCGAGGACCCGCGCGCGCACCGCCTGCTGCTGCCCAGCGGGGCACTCTTCTTCCCGCGCATCGTTCACGGGCGCCGCGCGCGGCCCGACGAAGGTGTCTACACTTGCGTGGCGCGCAACTACCTGGGGGCAGCGGCTAGTAGAAATGCCTCGCTAGAAGTGGCAG TCCTCCGTGATGATTTCCGGCAGTCTCCTGGGAacgtggtggtggcagtgggggagCCAGCGGTAATGGAATGCGTGCCCCCCCGTGGCCACCCGGAGCCTTCCGTGTCTTGGAAGAAGGACAGTGCAAGActcaaggaggaggagggaaggatcaCG ATTCGTGGAGGGAAGCTGATGATGTCACATACACTCAAGAGTGATGCagggatgtatgtgtgtgtggcctCCAACATGGCAGGAGAACGGGAGAGTGGGGCAGCCGAACTTGTGGTCCTGG AGCGACCCTCATTCCTGCGTAGACCTGTGAATCAGGTGGTCCTGGCAGATGCCCCCGTGGATTTCCCATGTGAGGTGCAAGGAGATCCGCCACCTCGTCTAAGATGGCGCAAGGAAGATGGGGAACTACCCACAGGCAG GTATGAGATCCGGAGTGACCACAGCCTTTGGATCGGGCGTGTGAGTGCGGACGATGAGGGGACGTACACCTGTGTGGCTGAGAACAGCGTGGGCCGTGCCGAAGCATCTGGCTCCCTCAGTGTTCACG tcCCTCCCCAGCTGGTCACCCAGCCCCAGGACCAGATGGCAGCTCCTGGAGAGAGCGTGGCTTTCCAATGCGAGACCAAAGGAAACCCCCCACCTGCCATCTTCTGGCAGAAGGAGGGAAGTCAA GTCCTGCTTTTCCCCAGTCAGCCACTTCAGCCCAAGGGGCGCTTCTCAGTCTCTCCCAGAGGCCAGCTCAACATTACTGATGTGCAGAGTGGGGACGCTGGCTACTATGTGTGTCAGGCTGTTAGTGTGGCTGGCAGCATCCTGGCCAAGGCCCTGTTGGAGGTAAAAGCAG cctcctccTTGGACGGGCTGCCTCCCATCATCCTCCAGGGACCAGCCAATCAGACGCTGGCACTTGGCTCCTCTGTGTGGCTGCCATGCAGAGTGACTGGGAACCCTCAACCTAGCATCCAGTGGAAGAAGGACGGGCAGTGGCTGCAGGGGGACGACGTGCAACTCAATCTAATGGCCAACGGTACCCTGTACATCGCCAGGGTGCAG GAGATGGACATGGGTTTCTACAGCTGTGTGGCCAAGAGTTCCACAGGGGAGGCCACATGGAGTAGCTGGCTTAGGAGGCGGG ATTATCGCCTCACTGCAGAGGACTGGGGAGTTTCATCAGAGCCCCCTACGGAGCCCAGTACCCCTCCAGGGCCTCCCTCTCAGCCACTGGTCACTGAGATCACCAAGAACAGCATTACCCTGACCTGGAAGCCCAACCCGCAGGCGGGGGCCACAGTCACCTCTTACGTGATAGAGGCCTTCAG CCAAGCAGCTGGCAACACGTGGCGGACAGTGGCAGATGGCGTGCAGCTGGAGACACACACTGTCAGCGGTCTGCAGCCCAACACCATCTATCTGTTCCTGGTACGAGCTGTGGGAGCCTGGGGCCTCAGTGAGCCCAGCCCTGTCTCTGAGCCTGTCCGCACCCGGG ACAGCAACCCATCCAGGCCAGTGGAGGACCCATGGAGAGGCCAGAGGGGACTGGCTGAAGTGGCCGTGCGTATGCAGGAGCCCATAGTCCTTGGGCCCCGGACCTTGCAGGTGTCCTGGACT GTAGATGGCCCAGTCCAGCTGGTGCAAGGTTTCCGAGTGTCTTGGAAGGTAGCAGGCCCTGATGGGGGACACTGGACAGTACTGGACCTACAGTCCCCAAGCCAGCAAAGTACTGTGCTAAGAGGACTCCCCCCAGGGACCCAAATTCAGGTCAAGGTGCAAGCCCAaggccaggaggggctggggcctgaAAGTCCCTTCATGACCAGAAGCATTCCTGAGGAGG CCCCCAGTGGTCCCCCCCAGGGAGTGACAGTAGCCCTGGGGGGTGAAGGCAACAGCAGTGTCACAGTGTCCTGGGAACCTCCACTCCCTTCCCAGCAAAATGGGATCATCAAGGAATACCAG ATATGGTGCCTGGGCAATGAGAGTCGCTTCCACCTCAACCGGTCTGCGGCAGGCTGGGCACGCTCCGCGGTGCTCCGGGGACTGCTGCCCGGTGTTCTCTACCGGACCCAGGTCGCGGCGGCCACCAGCGTGGGCGTGGGCGTGGCCAGTGCCCCGGTGTCAGTGCAACTGC CTTCCCCGCCGGGATTGGAGCCTGGGCTTGAGGTGGGCCCGGGGCTGGCGGAGCGGCTGGCGAGGGTGCTGCGGGAGCCTGCCTTCCTCGCGGGCAGCGGCGCCGCGTGCGGGGCGCTGCTCCTCGGGCTCTGCGGCGTCCTCTACCGGCGCCGGAGGCAGCGCAAGGAGCTCAGTCACTACACGG CCTCCTTTGCCTACACACCTGCAGGTAAGATATCTCTGCTCCAGTGGGGTTCAGACCCCAAGTACGGGCCCTTCTCTCACTCAGTGTCCCCCTCATCTTCCCCAGTGTCCTTCCCACACTCAGAGGGCCTCTCTGGAGCCAGTTCCAG GCCACCCGTGGGCCTTGGCCCCGCCCCCTACCCATGGCTAGCAGACTCGTGGCCCCACCCATCATCTCGAAGCCCCTCAGCCCCGGAGCCCAGGGGAAGCTGCTGCCCCAGCAATCCTGACCCAGATGACAGATATTACAATG aAGCAGGAATCTCCCTGTACCTGGCTCAGACGGCCCGGGGTCCTGCCGCCCCGACTGAGGGTCCTGTCTACAGCACCATTGACCCAGCTGGGGAGGAGCTGCAGACCTTCCACGGGGGATTCCCCCCAAATCCCTCAGGGGATCCAGGCACCTGGAGCCAGTACGCTCCTCCAGAATGGAGCCAGGGGAACTGTG GAGCCAGGGGAGGCAAAGTAAAGCTTCTGGGAAAACCTGTGCAGATGCCCTCTCTCAACTGGCCAGAAGCCCTGCCACCACCTCCCCCTTCCTGTGAACTGAGCTGCCTCGAGGGGCCTGAAGAGGAGCTGGAGGGCGG ctcagagccagaagagTGGTGTCCACCAATGCCTGAGAGGAGCCACCAGGCAGAGCCCAGCTCCAGTGGAGGGTGCTTGGTCCCTCCGTCCCAAGGGGAAGCCCCCTCTCCCACATCTTCCTATGGACAGCAGTCCACAGCCACTCTTACCCCCTCACCTCctgaccctccccagccccccactgaCATCCCCCATCTCCACCAGATGCCCAG GAGGGTGCCCCTTGGTCCAAGTTCCCCTCTCAGTGTATCCCAGCCCACTCTGAGTAGCCATGAAGGGAGGCCTGCTGGCCTGGGTGCTGGACCCACAGCCTCCCATCACCTCAGCCCCAGCCCTGTCCCTAGTACAGCCAGCAGTGCCCCAG GGAGAACCCGGCAGGTCCCTGGGGAGATGACTCCTCCACTTCAAGCGCCCCGTGCCCGAATCCGGAAACCCAAGGCTGTTCCCTACCGACGGGAGCACAGTCCTGGGGGTGAGGGTGCCAGGGGCCTGAGAGATGGTGAAAGGAGGGGGAACAGGCAGGAAACCAAGG ACTTGCCCCCGCCGCCCTTGCCGCCACCAGAGGAAGAGGCAAGCTGGGCCGTAGGGCTGAGGGCAGCAGGCAGCATGTCCTCCTTGGAACGGGAACGGGAGCGCAGTGGAGAGAGGAGAATGGTGCAGGCCGGGCCCTTGGGGGCCCAGCGGGGTCCCCACCTGGATG AAGAGGCCTGGCTCCCTTACAGCCGACCCAGCTTCCTGTCCCGGGGCCAGGGCACCAGCACCTGTTCCACAGCTGGCAGCAACTCCTCCAGAGGCTCCAGCAGCTCTCGAGGCTCCCGGGGCCCTGgacggagccggagccggagccggagccaaAGACCAGGACGGAAACGcggagag gaaCCAAGATGA